The Streptomyces sp. NBC_00459 DNA segment TGCCCTGGTGGTGCAGCGCACCGGCTGGGGCAAGTCGGCGGTGTACTTCGTCGCGACCGCTCTGCTGAGGCGGCGTGGCGCAGGCCCGACGGTGATCATCTCGCCACTGTTGGCCCTGATGCGCAACCAGGTCGAGTCGGCGGCACGGGCCGGTATCCGGGCGCGCACGATCAACTCCGCCAACCCGGAGGAGTGGGACACCGTCTACGGGGAGGTCGAGCGCGGCGAGACCGACGTTCTCCTCGTCAGTCCGGAACGCCTCAACTCCGTGGACTTCCGCGATCAAGTGCTGCCCAGGCTCGCGGCCACCACCGGCCTGCTGGTGGTCGACGAGGCGCACTGCATCTCCGACTGGGGACACGATTTCCGTCCCGACTACCGCCGGCTGCGCACGATGCTCGCGGAGCTGCCGGCAGGGGTGCCGGTGCTGGCCACGACGGCGACCGCGAACGCGCGTGTGACGGCGGATGTGGCCGAGCAACTGGGCACGGGGGGCGGGGACGCTCTGGTGCTGCGGGGGCCACTGGACCGGGAGAGCCTGCGACTGGGCGTGCTGGAGCTGCCGGACGCGGCGCATCGGCTGGCCTGGCTGGGGGAGCGGCTGGGGGATCTGCCGGGTTCGGGGATCATCTACACGCTGACGGTGGCTGCGGCGGAGGAGGTCGCGGCGTTCCTTCGGCAGCGCGGGTATCCGGTGGCCTCGTACACGGGGAAGACGGAGAACGCCGACCGGTTGCAGGCGGAGGAGGATCTGCTGGCGAACCGGGTGAAGGCGCTGGTGGCGACCTCGGCGCTGGGGATGGGCTTCGACAAGCCGGACCTGGGGTTCGTGGTGCACCTGGGGTCGCCATCGTCACCGATCGCCTACTACCAGCAGGTGGGTCGTGCGGGCCGCGGTGTGGATCACGCGGATGTGCTGCTGCTGCCGGGGCGGGAGGACGAGGCGATCTGGGCGTACTTCGCTTCGGTGGGCTTCCCTCCCGAGGAGCAGGTACGGCGCACACTGGCCGTCCTGCAGGAGGCGGGCCGACCCCTGTCGCTGCCGGCGTTGGAGCCGCTGGTGGATCTTCGGCGTTCGCGGCTGGAGACGATGCTGAAGGTCCTGGACGTGGACGGGGCCGTCAAGCGGGTGAAGGGCGGCTGGACGGCGACAGGGCAGCCGTGGGCCTACGACACCGAACGCTACGCCTGGGTCGCCAAACAGCGCGCCGCCGAGCAGCAGGCCATGAGGGACTACGTGGCGACCACGGGGTGCCGGATGGAGTTCCTGCAGCGGCAGCTCGACGACGAGAAGGCGGTCCCGTGCGGCCGCTGCGACTCCTGCGCCGGGCCCTGGCTCGATCCTTCCGTGTCGCCCGGCGCTCTTGCGGGGGCCGCAGGTGAACTGGACCGCCCCGGGGTGGAGGTCGAGCCTCGCCGGATGTGGCCCTCGGGCATGCCGGCGGTCGGGGTCGACCTCAAGGGCCGTATCCCCGTGGGTCAGCAGGCGGCCACCGGGCGGGCGCTGGGCAGGCTGTCGGACATCG contains these protein-coding regions:
- a CDS encoding RecQ family ATP-dependent DNA helicase, giving the protein MSNQELRDEADAILAELVGAPGGSARLREDQWQAVAALVEERRRALVVQRTGWGKSAVYFVATALLRRRGAGPTVIISPLLALMRNQVESAARAGIRARTINSANPEEWDTVYGEVERGETDVLLVSPERLNSVDFRDQVLPRLAATTGLLVVDEAHCISDWGHDFRPDYRRLRTMLAELPAGVPVLATTATANARVTADVAEQLGTGGGDALVLRGPLDRESLRLGVLELPDAAHRLAWLGERLGDLPGSGIIYTLTVAAAEEVAAFLRQRGYPVASYTGKTENADRLQAEEDLLANRVKALVATSALGMGFDKPDLGFVVHLGSPSSPIAYYQQVGRAGRGVDHADVLLLPGREDEAIWAYFASVGFPPEEQVRRTLAVLQEAGRPLSLPALEPLVDLRRSRLETMLKVLDVDGAVKRVKGGWTATGQPWAYDTERYAWVAKQRAAEQQAMRDYVATTGCRMEFLQRQLDDEKAVPCGRCDSCAGPWLDPSVSPGALAGAAGELDRPGVEVEPRRMWPSGMPAVGVDLKGRIPVGQQAATGRALGRLSDIGWGNRLRPLLSAQAVDGPVPDDVLAAVVTVVTDWARSPGGWAGGGPDAAARPVGIVAMPSRTRPQLVASLAGGLARVGRLPLLGSLAYTEQADEYAAHRSNSAQRLRALAASFTVPAELAAALAATPGPVLLVDDYTDSGWTLAVGARLLRRTGADAVLPLTLAVAG